In Burkholderia savannae, one genomic interval encodes:
- the era gene encoding GTPase Era produces MNAPAPTGFRCGMIAIVGRPNVGKSTLMNALVGQKISITSRKAQTTRHRITGIRTLDDAQYIFVDTPGFQTRHSTALNRSLNRAVTSTLTSVDAILFVIEAGRFGPDDQKVLDLIPPGTPTLLVANKLDRVSDKDTLYPFFQKMGELREFAEIVPLSAKHSEDIQRLMNTIKPYLPQGDAIYGEDDLTDRSSRFLAAEILREKVFRWTGDELPYTSTVVIDKFEEEGRLTRVFATILVERDSHKAMVIGKKGAKLKQISTEARQDMEKLFDGPVYLETFVKVRSGWADNEAGLRAYGYE; encoded by the coding sequence ATGAACGCACCCGCTCCCACCGGTTTCCGTTGCGGCATGATCGCGATCGTCGGTCGTCCGAACGTCGGCAAATCCACGCTGATGAACGCGCTCGTCGGCCAGAAGATCAGCATCACGTCGCGCAAGGCGCAGACGACCCGCCACCGGATCACCGGCATCCGCACGCTCGACGACGCGCAGTACATCTTCGTCGACACGCCCGGCTTCCAGACGCGCCACAGCACCGCGCTCAACCGGTCGCTGAACCGCGCGGTGACGTCGACGCTGACATCGGTCGACGCGATCCTGTTCGTGATCGAGGCGGGCCGCTTCGGCCCCGACGACCAGAAGGTGCTCGACCTGATTCCGCCCGGCACGCCGACGCTGCTCGTCGCGAACAAGCTCGACCGCGTGTCGGACAAGGACACGCTGTACCCGTTCTTCCAGAAGATGGGCGAGCTGCGCGAGTTCGCGGAGATCGTGCCGCTGTCGGCGAAGCATTCGGAGGACATCCAGCGGCTGATGAACACGATCAAGCCGTACTTGCCGCAGGGCGACGCGATCTACGGCGAAGACGATCTGACCGATCGCAGCTCGCGCTTTCTCGCGGCCGAGATCCTGCGCGAAAAGGTGTTTCGCTGGACGGGCGACGAGCTGCCGTACACGAGCACCGTCGTCATCGACAAGTTCGAGGAGGAGGGGCGGCTCACGCGCGTGTTCGCGACGATCCTCGTCGAGCGCGACTCGCACAAGGCGATGGTGATCGGCAAGAAGGGCGCGAAGCTCAAGCAGATCAGCACCGAGGCGCGACAGGACATGGAGAAGCTGTTCGACGGCCCCGTCTATCTCGAAACCTTCGTCAAGGTGAGGAGCGGCTGGGCCGACAACGAAGCGGGGCTGCGCGCCTATGGGTACGAATGA
- the recO gene encoding DNA repair protein RecO, with product MGTNDGTSDVGMTDEADADPQPSIAPSTQPALSAPPAPDAEKPARKPRRAAARTSEFRIAEQPGFVLHGYPYRETSLVVDVLTRDHGRIALVAKGAKRPHSALRGVLQTFQPLSLSWTGKSELRTLTGAEWVGGMLPLAGDALLCGFYVNELLVKFCAREDPHPPLFKHYLVTLTRLAHGEPPVQVLRSFERVLLRETGYAMSLKRTVARRAVEPDKLYVFDPERGVRDAGGDVPSHWPVIAGQTLLDMEEDDYHRAQTVAQSKTLMRFLLNTYLGGTPLATRQILIDLQNL from the coding sequence ATGGGTACGAATGACGGGACGTCCGATGTCGGGATGACCGACGAGGCCGACGCCGACCCGCAACCTTCGATCGCGCCGTCTACGCAGCCCGCGCTGTCTGCACCGCCCGCGCCGGACGCCGAGAAGCCGGCGCGCAAGCCGCGCCGCGCCGCCGCGCGCACATCCGAATTCCGGATCGCGGAGCAGCCGGGGTTCGTGCTGCACGGCTATCCGTATCGCGAGACGAGCCTCGTCGTCGACGTGCTGACGCGCGATCACGGCCGCATCGCGCTCGTCGCGAAGGGCGCGAAACGCCCGCATTCGGCGCTGCGCGGCGTGCTGCAGACGTTCCAGCCGCTGTCGTTGTCGTGGACCGGCAAGTCCGAGCTGCGCACGCTGACGGGCGCCGAATGGGTGGGCGGCATGCTGCCGCTCGCGGGCGACGCGCTCCTGTGCGGCTTCTACGTGAACGAGCTGCTCGTCAAGTTCTGCGCGCGCGAGGACCCGCACCCGCCGCTCTTCAAGCACTATCTCGTCACGCTCACGCGCCTCGCGCACGGCGAGCCGCCCGTGCAGGTGCTGCGCTCGTTCGAGCGCGTGCTGTTGCGCGAGACGGGCTATGCGATGTCGCTCAAGCGCACGGTCGCGCGGCGCGCGGTCGAGCCCGACAAGCTCTATGTGTTCGATCCGGAGCGCGGCGTGCGCGACGCGGGCGGCGACGTACCGTCGCACTGGCCGGTGATCGCCGGCCAGACGTTGCTCGACATGGAAGAGGACGATTACCATCGGGCGCAGACCGTCGCGCAAAGCAAGACGCTGATGCGCTTCCTGCTCAACACCTATCTGGGCGGCACGCCGCTCGCCACGCGTCAGATCCTGATCGACCTGCAAAACCT